Proteins from a single region of Paenibacillus sp. BIHB 4019:
- a CDS encoding Crp/Fnr family transcriptional regulator: MLLHKGETLFRQGELGPLYRINSGMLKIIRLHEDGSPIVMNIITAGETIPHHSLITQQAYHGTAVALVTCDIEVLPSQEWYQTLENHPEKCRDIALLLQNKLRMMQQRIDQLTQAAPAAKLHKLEQWFDEHISPATLSDVLTQDEIGQLIGLRRETVNRLMRAKADKRKESGASV; this comes from the coding sequence ATGCTGCTTCATAAAGGAGAAACACTGTTCCGCCAAGGGGAGCTTGGGCCGCTGTACCGAATCAATAGCGGCATGCTCAAAATTATTCGCCTTCATGAAGATGGCAGCCCCATCGTCATGAATATTATAACCGCTGGCGAAACGATTCCCCATCATTCGCTCATTACCCAGCAAGCCTATCATGGGACAGCCGTAGCGCTGGTCACCTGCGACATTGAGGTGCTGCCCTCGCAGGAGTGGTACCAAACGCTGGAGAACCATCCGGAAAAATGCCGCGATATTGCGCTGCTGCTGCAAAACAAGCTGCGCATGATGCAACAGCGCATAGACCAGCTGACACAAGCCGCCCCGGCCGCTAAGCTGCACAAGCTGGAGCAATGGTTCGACGAGCATATTTCCCCTGCTACGCTGAGCGATGTGCTGACGCAGGATGAAATTGGACAGCTCATCGGGCTGCGCAGAGAAACCGTCAATCGTCTGATGAGGGCCAAGGCGGATAAGAGGAAGGAGTCTGGAGCTTCCGTTTAA